The window GGTGCAGCGAGCGACATCAGCTGATCGCTCCCGCAGCCCGCATCATCTGCAAAATGAGTTGATCGAATGGAATCGCCGTGGTCGCTTGCGTGCAACCCATGCCATACGTATTGCAGTAGCGAGCGACGCTGGCCTGGTGCTCGACGAATAATTTCTTATAAGCCACCAGATTCTTCTCGGTGACCGTCACCTTGCGCGTCGAATCGTTTTCGACGTCAAACAATTCGACATCGCCGAGAAAGTCCGGATTCGCCTCTTTGAGATCATGCAGTTGAATGACATGCGGTTCGTAGCGACGATGCCGCAACTGATCGAAGCCCATCTCATAGCCGGCCGGCGCAAACAGATCGCTGACCACCACAGCCAGGCCGTTGCGCTGTTTGCGGCGCAGAAACTCCCGAATGGCCGCCGCGGGATCGGTCTCGGTCCCCTGCACTTCGAGGTTCTCGAGAAAATCGAGCAGCGCCAGAATCTGGGCCTTGCCGCGCGTGAGCGCAAAGTTGCCGACGATGCGATCGGTAAACGCCACGACTGCAATTCGGTCGAGATCGGCCAGCGCGATATAAGCCAGCGCTGCCGTCAGTTGCCGGGCCAGGTCGAACTTGGCTGGCTCGCCGAAGCCCATGCTCCGCGAGCAATCGAGCAGAAAATAAACGTGCAGATCCTGCTCTTCCTGAAACCGCTTCAGCAGGAAGTCGCCGTGGCGGGCGTAGACATTCCAATCGAGATAGCGGAGGTCGTCGCCGGCCACATACTCGCGATAGTCGGCGAATTCGATGCCGGAACCAAACTGCATGGTCCGCCGCTGCGCGAGCAACGAGCCACGAAAGACTCGTCGCGATACCAGCGACAAGTACTCCAGCTTGCTCATGAAGTCGGAACCGAACAATTCCACGCGGCGATTCCCGAAGAGAGGCGCGAGAAACGAAGAGCGAACTAGGCGGCCAGCGGAACGTCTTTGATCGATTGCAAAATCTTATGCACCACGTCGTCCGTCGACACACCTTCGGCTTGCCCCTCGAAATTCAAGATCAAGCGATGCCGCAGTACGGCGGGAGCCACATCGCGTAAATCGTCGCGCGAGACGTGATAGCGGTTGTCCATAATCGCACGAATCTTGGCGCCGAGGATTAAGGCTTGCGCGCCGCGCGGACTCGAGCCGTAACGGACGTAACGCTTGGTGAT is drawn from Anatilimnocola floriformis and contains these coding sequences:
- a CDS encoding DUF58 domain-containing protein; its protein translation is MELFGSDFMSKLEYLSLVSRRVFRGSLLAQRRTMQFGSGIEFADYREYVAGDDLRYLDWNVYARHGDFLLKRFQEEQDLHVYFLLDCSRSMGFGEPAKFDLARQLTAALAYIALADLDRIAVVAFTDRIVGNFALTRGKAQILALLDFLENLEVQGTETDPAAAIREFLRRKQRNGLAVVVSDLFAPAGYEMGFDQLRHRRYEPHVIQLHDLKEANPDFLGDVELFDVENDSTRKVTVTEKNLVAYKKLFVEHQASVARYCNTYGMGCTQATTAIPFDQLILQMMRAAGAIS